CGGGCTCCCCGGCAAATCGCGAGCCGCGTCAAGCGCCAGGCGGCAGATCGAACTGCCCGGCCTTCACCGCGACCAGGAACGCCTCCCACTCGCCCCGGTCGAACACGAAGACCGGACTCGACGCGAGCTTCGTGTCGCGGACGCCGACGAGGTCGGAACGGCCCAGGTTGACCTCGACGCAGCTGCCGCCGTTCGGCTCACTGGCGAACGACTTCTCCCAGGCAGCGTCCTCGAACAGCCCCTCGGCCGCGTCCGGGTCGTAATCCTGGAGCGACGGATAATCCGTCATGGGTCGTACCTCCGAGCCTCCTGCAGGGCATGCGGTCGCCACGCACGTCCCCGGCTTCTTTCTGTCACTACGGAGCAAACCGCAGGGCCAAGCGGGTGATCAACTCGACCCGATCTCGACATGAAGATTATTCCAGGAGTAGGATTAATCGCATCGATCGGGGCGCCGATGGTGGGTGAATGGCTTGCTGCATTCGGCCCAGCCCACCAGCGGAGTCCACGAACCCGCCGCAGACCTCGGGGGGAGGGACCGCGTGATCATCCAGGACAGCATGACGGCGAACGTGCTCATGACGGGCAGGCTCGCTCCCGGCAGGGCCGGCGAATCCCGCCGCGTCGCGCACGTGTTCGAGGTGGACGCAGCGAGTTCTTCCGCAGAGGTGCTCGCGCGGTGCGGGGAATCACTTCCCCGGACCCACATCGAGTGGCTGGCGCCGGGCGTGGGTATGCCGTGCGAAAGCTGTCTCGGTCTGGCCGGAGCGGATCTGCCCCGGTCACCGCTATCGGAACTGGGGGTGTGATCTCATGGCCGTCCGGCTCACCACGCTCTTCCGTCGTGAGGATGAACACACTCACGGCCGACGTGGGATCAACCACGAGCTGCGCAGCCGCTTCGGCTTCAGCCTGATCCAGGCACCGCTGCGCAGCCCGGTCACCTGGGACACCGACCTCGACGTCCCCGCCCCACGCCAGCCGGACCTGGTCCGCGCCACGAGGCCGCTGGAGGCGCGCGTCGACCTCGCCCCGCTCGTCCACGGACTGGGCCCGTCCCGCGCGTAAGCGCGACACAGACCATCGAACCAGCGCGCCCCGGGCCACCCTCCCGGGGCGCGCTTTCGTCGTTACGGCTTCCGTCCCACGGCGCAGATGCCGCCACTGAACGACGGGTCGGCGGCCATGCGGTCGCTGTTGCGCGACTCGCCTTCCTCCGGCCGCCACTCCGAAACCCAGACCACCCCGGGGTCCACGAGCTCCAGACCGTCGAAGAACTCCGCGAACTCCGCGCGCGAGCGGAAGTGGATCGGGGTGCTCGACTGCTTGTACTGCTCGTGGATCGACTCGCGGCTGTCCCCGTCGGACTCCGGGACGCCGTCGAGCGTGATGTGCGAGGCCATGAAGAACGAGCCCGAGGGCACCAGCGAGAGGTACTTGCGCACCATCTCGTGCGCCCCCTCCTCACGGCCGATGAAGTACAGGACGCCGGACATGATCAACCCGATCGGGCGCTTCGGGTCCAGCACGCCGGTGTCGAGCGCACGCGGCCAGATGTCACCCGGGTTACGCAGGTCGCCGTGCAGCACCGCGTGCCGGTCGGCGACGCCCTCACGCTCCAGCAGGATCTGCGAGTGGGCGACGGCCACGGGCTCGTTGTCCACGTACACGCAGCGCGCGTCGGGGTTCACCGACGTGGCGATCTGGTGCACGTTGCCCGCCGTCGGCACCCCGGAGCCGAGGTCGAGGTACTGGTCGATGCCGTTGCGCGCCATGTAGCGCACGGTGCGGCCGAGCAGCTCGCGCCCGGACTTCGCGATGGTCTTGATCATGG
The sequence above is a segment of the Amycolatopsis sp. 2-15 genome. Coding sequences within it:
- a CDS encoding SAM-dependent methyltransferase encodes the protein MTQVPDPEAPESIDLDRPNAARIYDWFLGGTANWAIDREFGERAVQTFPMIKTIAKSGRELLGRTVRYMARNGIDQYLDLGSGVPTAGNVHQIATSVNPDARCVYVDNEPVAVAHSQILLEREGVADRHAVLHGDLRNPGDIWPRALDTGVLDPKRPIGLIMSGVLYFIGREEGAHEMVRKYLSLVPSGSFFMASHITLDGVPESDGDSRESIHEQYKQSSTPIHFRSRAEFAEFFDGLELVDPGVVWVSEWRPEEGESRNSDRMAADPSFSGGICAVGRKP
- a CDS encoding DUF397 domain-containing protein; translation: MTDYPSLQDYDPDAAEGLFEDAAWEKSFASEPNGGSCVEVNLGRSDLVGVRDTKLASSPVFVFDRGEWEAFLVAVKAGQFDLPPGA